The Methanocorpusculum vombati genome segment TGCAGTGCGGGTGTAGCAAGTGCGGCGTGGGACGGGACAGTGAATGCCACGTGGTATGAGAAGGAAATTGCCGCGGGACATACCGGCGATCCGGATAATCCGTTCCTCATTTATGATGCGGCGAGTCTTGCCGCTCTTGCAAACGAGACGAATAATAATCAGTCACAAAACGGTTTTTTCGAGAAACACATTCTGCTGAAAACGAATTTGGATCTGAACGGAGCTACCCATCTCTGGACACCGATCGGGAATACGACGGTGTTGTCACCCTCCAGTCAGATATTCAATGGCACGTTTGACGGGAACAATTACATCATCTCGAACATGAACGTGACTACTCCCTCCACTTCTAGCAATATCTATGTTGGTCTCTTCGGCTACGTGGAGGATGCAACGATCCGGAATGTAGGCGTGGTGAATGCGAACGTGGCCGTCTCCTCCTCCTCCGTTTCCGCCTATGTTTGTTCAGGCGGTCTGGCGGGATATGTTAAACATAGTGCTATCACGAACTGCTACGCAACCGGTGTGATCACTACCGAGTCCTCCTCCTCCTTCTATACCTATTCCGGCGGTCTGATGGGACTTGCCCACCACAGCAGTATCATCACGAACTGTTATGCAACCAGTGTGGTCACGGGCTCCTCCCACGCCGGCGGTCTGGTGGGGTGGACGGGAGATGTTGGCTACAGTACCACCATCATGAACTGCTACGCAACCGGCGCGGTAAGCGTCACTGCTCATTACGCCTATGGCGCAGGTGGTCTGGTGGGGGAGACCAGTGGTGGCAGCATCACGAACTGCTACGCAACCGGTGCAGTCACCGCAAAGTCCTTAACCTCTGCAACCTATGCCGGTGGTCTGGTGGGGCTTGCCAGCCAGATCAGCATCACGAACTCCGTCGCGCTGAACCAGTGGGTGAATGCGAGCAGCAGCGGCAATGGCCCTATCAATACCGGACGATTCATCGGCCATAATTCTGGCGCCACGTTAAACAATCCCTATGCATGGCGGTACATGGGACTTAACATCAGCGGCACCATCGTCAGGCCGGTTCCCGCAGGCGACAGCAATGCCACGAACGCGAGCACGGCGATGATCTGGGACAACCAAGCGTTCTATGAAGATCTCAGCTGGGACGTCACCAAAAACTGGACGATGGGTCACGATGCAGCCTATCGACTTCCGGTTCTCACATGGCAGTCCACCGGCCCAGTCGTGGACGCCTCGTATCTCAACATCACACATGCAGTCAACGCAACAGTGATCGGCACCGGCGGATCGATTACTCCCAGCGGAAAACAGAATTACAAAGACGGGGCATCGGTGACCTTCACCCTGAATGCGGACCCTGGTTCTACTGTTGACACAGTCACCGATAACGGCATCACGCAGTCCATCAGCAACAGCTATACTATATCCGACGTGGTTCAGCCGCATGAGATTATTGTAACCTTCAGGAGCAGTCCGGTCCCGCCCGTACCTCCATCAGGTGATTCCTCCGGCAATATGGACAACGCCTACCGCGTCCTCTTCGACACCTCCGGCGGCAGTCTCATCTCCCCGGTCACCGGTCTCTCCTCCGGCGACGTCATCACCGCACCTCCCGCACCGGTGAAGGACGGATACACCTTTGGCGGCTGGTACGCGGACGAGGACTGCACGAAAGCTTGGAGCTTCGCCGACGGCATTCCGGGCGACATGACGCTGTATGCCAAATGGATCGGCGGTGATACGCCTCAGGCGACCGCGAAAGCGACAACAGAAGCGACAACAGTGCCTGTCCCGACGCCGTCTCCTACCGCGTCCGTAACGACGCCGGTTTCGGCGGGCACCACCGCCGCAGGCGCACAACTGACACTCACACAGGCGCCGGCACCTTTCTTCGGGATGCTTGCGGGTCTCCTTGCTGCTGGTGTGCTGTTGCGGCGGCGGGAATAATTTTTTTTATCTCATCTTTTTTCCGGAGAAGTTGTGTACTGCTGAGTGGTGAGCGGGCAGGATGAGAAAAAGGAACCGCGAACAATTCTCAAAAAAATGCATCTGCATGAAACTCCTGACATTTATCTCATAGTCACAAGTCCTTCGACTCACACAACCATTCCGTCGTGTTCATCGTTTTGCGATCTCGTACATCAGGACCATGCCCGCAAACAATCTCAAAAAAAGAAAAAAATATTTATTCCGCGTGATAGTGCGAGAGCGGCTCGATCGTAATCTTATTCGACTTCATCGACTCGATTGCCTGCACTGCCGCCTCCGCGCCGAAGATGGTCGTGATATACGGGATACTGTAATCGATCGTCGCCCGCATAATCTGGAAGTGATCCGCCCGGGCGTTCTTGTCGCCCGGCGTGTTGATAACCAGATCAACGTCTGCACCGCGGACCATATCGATGATGTTCGGGGAACCCTCCTGCACCTTTCTGACCAGATTCATTCTGATATTGTGCTGTTCCAGGAACTTCACCGTTCCCTCCGTTCCGTAGAGGTTAAAGCCGAGGTCGGAAAGCTTCTGTGCAATCGGGAGGATAGCCTCCTTCTGCTCGTCGGTTACGGAGATGAACACATTTCCTTCCAGCGGCAGCTTGTTGTCCGCAGCCTGGCTTGCCTTGTAGAAGGCCCGGCCAAAGTCATAATCGATACCGATAACCTCACCGGTGGACTTCATCTCAGGACCGAGAATCGGGTCAACACCCGGCAGCCGGGAGAACGGCAGCAGGACTTCCTTGACGGCGACATGCTGAATCTCCTTCTCCTGATAGCCGAGATCGGCGAGCTTCATACCGAGCATCACCTTTGCCGCAATCTTTGCAAGCGGCAGGCCGGTTGCCTTGGAAACGAACGGAACCGTTCTGCTGGCACGCGGATTCGCCTCAAGCACATAGACCGTACCGTTGTGAATCGCGTACTGAATATTGATCAGACCGATAACCCCGAGAGACAGCGCAATCTTTCTCGTGTAGTCCTTGACGGTTGCAATCTGCTCAGGCGTCAGCGTCTGGGTCGGAATCACACAGGCCGAGTCGCCGGAGTGAACACCGGCCTCTTCGATGTGCTCCATGATGCCGCCGATCAGAACTTCCGTTCCGTCGGAGACCGCATCCACATCCAGCTCGGTTGCGTTGTCAAGGTAGCGGTCGATTAACACCGGGTGGGTGTTCGAGACACGGACAGCTTCCTTGATGTAGGTCTGTAACTCCAGCTCGTCATGGACCAGCTCCATTGCACGGCCGCCGAGAACATAACTCGGCCGGACGAGAACCGGGTAGCCGATCTTGTTTGCAATTTCGTAGGCTTCCTTCTCGGAGTAGGCGGACCCGTTTGCCGGTGACGGGATGTTGTCCTTTTCGAGAAGCACACTGAACCGGTTTCTGTCTTCGGCCACATCCATGTTGTCCGGACTGGTGCCCAGAACCTTCGTCTTAAGACCGAAGAGTTTGATCTCCTCCTGAATCGGGATGGCAAGGTTCACGGAGTTCTGGCCGCCGAACTGCACCATGACCCCGTCATAGTCCCCCTTCCGGAGAATGTTCACAACATCTTCCAGCTGCATAGGCTCGAAGTAGAGCCGGTCGGAGGTATCGAAGTCGGTGGAAACCGTCTCCGGATTATTGTTTAAGATGTGGACCTCAATCCCCTCTTCCCGCAGGGATTTGACCGCATGCACTGTACAGTAATCGAACTCGATACCCTGACCGATACGGATTGCGCCGGAACCGAGGATGAGGACTTTCTTGTTCGGCGTCTCTTTCAGTTCGCACTCCTGCTCCCAGGTGGAGTAGTAGTACGGCGTCTTTGCCGGGAACTCTGCGGCACAGGTATCGACCATCTTGTAGGTCGGAAGACCGACGAGTTGCTCGATCTTGTAGATGTTCCAGCCGGTGAGCTCACGGATCTCAGCGTTCGAGAAGCCGAACTTCTTCGCGGTCTTGACCAGCTCCTCGGTCGGGTGTTCGCGGAGCTCGAGTTCAATGTCCACGACGTGCTGAATCTTCTCTAAGAAGAACGGCTCTATCTGGGTGAGTGCGTGGACGTCGTCGATGGTCATGCCGAGGCGGAATGCGTCGAACAGGGTCGGGAACCGCTCGTCGGTCGGCCGGGAGAGGATCATTCTGATCTCGTTTAAGTCGGTGTGGTGGTAGATATCGGTGTCAAGGGAACGGAGTGCCTTCTTGAACCCTTCCTCAACCGTTCTGCCGATTGCCATAACCTCACCGGTCGACTTCATCGCAGTGGTGAGCGTCCGGTCCGCGGTCTTGAACTTGTCAAACGGCCAGCGTGCAACCTTCACGACGACGTAGTCGACGGCCGGCTCAAAGCAGGCCGGGGTTGTACCGGTAACGGTGTTCATGATCTCATCAAGCCGCAGACCGATGGCAACCTTCGCCGCAACACGGGCGATCGGGTAGCCGGTCGCCTTGGAGGCGAGGGCTGAAGATCTTGAAACACGCGGGTTGACCTCAATGACCCGGTAGTCGCCGTTGTTAAACGCGAACTGGATGTTGCAGCCTCCCTGCACGTTGAGTGCCCGGATGATCTTGATGGCCGCACGGCGCATGATGCCGAACTGTTCCGCGGTGAGGGTGAGAATCGGGGCAACCACGACGGACTCGCCGGTGTGGACACCCATGGGGTCGACGTTTTCCATACCGCAGATGATAATACAGGTATCTGCGGCATCCCGCATAACCTCGAACTCGATCTCGTTCCAGCCTTTGACGGACTCCTCGATCAGGACCTGATGCACACGGGACTTGGTGAGGCCGTGCTCGACGATCTTCCGGAGCTCGTCTTTGGTGGCCGCAACTCCTCCGCCACTGCCGCCAAGGGTGTATGCAGGCCGGATAATTGCCGGAAGGCCGACGGTCTCGTAGGCCTCCTCAAGTTGTTCCATCTTGGTGAGGATGAAACTCTTCGGGACCGGCTCGCCGATCTCCAGCATGAGATTTTTGAACATCTCCCGGTCTTCACCGTGATAAATTGCCTCAAGCGGGGTTCCGAGAATCTGAACACCTTCAAGTGCCCCCATCTCATAGAGTTCCGCGGTGAGGTTCAGGCCGGTCTGACCACCCATACCGGAGAGAATGCCGTCCGGTTTCTCCTTTTTGATGATCTCGGCGATGACCTCGGCCTTCAAGGGCTCGACATAGACTTTGTCGGCAGTTTCTGGGTCGGTCTGAATGGTGGCCGGGTTGGAGTTCACGAGGACGACTTCGATACCTTCTTCGCGGACAGCCTTACACGCCTGACTGCCTGCGTAGTCAAACTCTGCTGCCTGACCGATCTGGATCGGTCCTGATCCGATTAAAAGGACTTTTTTGAGTGTGGGGTTTTTAGGCATCGGGGATACCTCTGTACATGATGTCGTAAATTGGTTTTTCCGCTCCATCGTGAACCGCATCGTGTTCGGGGTGGAACTGTACGCAGTAGATACCGAGATCGTTGTTAACGAATCCTTCGACGGTCTGGTCGTTTACGTTGATGCAGGAGACTTCGCATCCTTCGGGGAGGCTGTCACCGACCACGGCGTAGCCGTGGCCCTGATAGGTGACGGCAACCGAGCCGTCAGAGAATCTGACCGGCTGGCTTGCGCCGCGGTGACCGAGTCTGAGCTTTTCGACCTCGCCGCCGAGCGCTGCGGCGATGATCTCGGTTCCCATGCAGACACCCTGTACGGGAAGAGTGCCGAGAATATTTTTGACGGTTGCAACGGCCTTCGGTGCGGCGAACGGATACCCGGGGCCGTTGGTGAGGAAGAGTGCCTGCGGATTGTCGGCGAGGATGACGTCAGCCGGTGTTCCGTAGGGATAGATATAGAGGTCTGCGCCGCGGTTGTGCAGGCTCTGCAGAATGGACTTTCTGCATCCGAGATCGAGCACGGCGATCTTTTTGCCGGTGCCCGGGATATGATAGGCTTCCTTGCAGGTGACATCCGGAATGAGTTCACGGGTCTCCTGCACGGGGGCGTTCTGGGCGAGGCGGACTGCTTCGTGTCCGTCGTCGGAGCCGGTGAGGAGAGCGGCACGCATGACGCCCTGCTCTCTGAGCTTGATGGCGAGCATACGGGTGTCGACTCCTTCGATTCCCATAAGTCCGTTTTCTTCGAAGTACTGACCAAGTGTTGGTTCGTGCTTCGGGAACTCGCAGAGTTCACGGACGATGGCACCGGCTGCGTGGACCTTGCTGCTCTGG includes the following:
- a CDS encoding InlB B-repeat-containing protein codes for the protein MRGAGMVCLAVLLLLCSAGVASAAWDGTVNATWYEKEIAAGHTGDPDNPFLIYDAASLAALANETNNNQSQNGFFEKHILLKTNLDLNGATHLWTPIGNTTVLSPSSQIFNGTFDGNNYIISNMNVTTPSTSSNIYVGLFGYVEDATIRNVGVVNANVAVSSSSVSAYVCSGGLAGYVKHSAITNCYATGVITTESSSSFYTYSGGLMGLAHHSSIITNCYATSVVTGSSHAGGLVGWTGDVGYSTTIMNCYATGAVSVTAHYAYGAGGLVGETSGGSITNCYATGAVTAKSLTSATYAGGLVGLASQISITNSVALNQWVNASSSGNGPINTGRFIGHNSGATLNNPYAWRYMGLNISGTIVRPVPAGDSNATNASTAMIWDNQAFYEDLSWDVTKNWTMGHDAAYRLPVLTWQSTGPVVDASYLNITHAVNATVIGTGGSITPSGKQNYKDGASVTFTLNADPGSTVDTVTDNGITQSISNSYTISDVVQPHEIIVTFRSSPVPPVPPSGDSSGNMDNAYRVLFDTSGGSLISPVTGLSSGDVITAPPAPVKDGYTFGGWYADEDCTKAWSFADGIPGDMTLYAKWIGGDTPQATAKATTEATTVPVPTPSPTASVTTPVSAGTTAAGAQLTLTQAPAPFFGMLAGLLAAGVLLRRRE
- the carB gene encoding carbamoyl-phosphate synthase large subunit, whose protein sequence is MPKNPTLKKVLLIGSGPIQIGQAAEFDYAGSQACKAVREEGIEVVLVNSNPATIQTDPETADKVYVEPLKAEVIAEIIKKEKPDGILSGMGGQTGLNLTAELYEMGALEGVQILGTPLEAIYHGEDREMFKNLMLEIGEPVPKSFILTKMEQLEEAYETVGLPAIIRPAYTLGGSGGGVAATKDELRKIVEHGLTKSRVHQVLIEESVKGWNEIEFEVMRDAADTCIIICGMENVDPMGVHTGESVVVAPILTLTAEQFGIMRRAAIKIIRALNVQGGCNIQFAFNNGDYRVIEVNPRVSRSSALASKATGYPIARVAAKVAIGLRLDEIMNTVTGTTPACFEPAVDYVVVKVARWPFDKFKTADRTLTTAMKSTGEVMAIGRTVEEGFKKALRSLDTDIYHHTDLNEIRMILSRPTDERFPTLFDAFRLGMTIDDVHALTQIEPFFLEKIQHVVDIELELREHPTEELVKTAKKFGFSNAEIRELTGWNIYKIEQLVGLPTYKMVDTCAAEFPAKTPYYYSTWEQECELKETPNKKVLILGSGAIRIGQGIEFDYCTVHAVKSLREEGIEVHILNNNPETVSTDFDTSDRLYFEPMQLEDVVNILRKGDYDGVMVQFGGQNSVNLAIPIQEEIKLFGLKTKVLGTSPDNMDVAEDRNRFSVLLEKDNIPSPANGSAYSEKEAYEIANKIGYPVLVRPSYVLGGRAMELVHDELELQTYIKEAVRVSNTHPVLIDRYLDNATELDVDAVSDGTEVLIGGIMEHIEEAGVHSGDSACVIPTQTLTPEQIATVKDYTRKIALSLGVIGLINIQYAIHNGTVYVLEANPRASRTVPFVSKATGLPLAKIAAKVMLGMKLADLGYQEKEIQHVAVKEVLLPFSRLPGVDPILGPEMKSTGEVIGIDYDFGRAFYKASQAADNKLPLEGNVFISVTDEQKEAILPIAQKLSDLGFNLYGTEGTVKFLEQHNIRMNLVRKVQEGSPNIIDMVRGADVDLVINTPGDKNARADHFQIMRATIDYSIPYITTIFGAEAAVQAIESMKSNKITIEPLSHYHAE
- the carA gene encoding glutamine-hydrolyzing carbamoyl-phosphate synthase small subunit — translated: MKAVLGLEDGTIITGSGFGVEGTAAGELVVTLVSNGYMEALSDPSTAGQLLMFGYPLVGNYGANPDQLQSSKVHAAGAIVRELCEFPKHEPTLGQYFEENGLMGIEGVDTRMLAIKLREQGVMRAALLTGSDDGHEAVRLAQNAPVQETRELIPDVTCKEAYHIPGTGKKIAVLDLGCRKSILQSLHNRGADLYIYPYGTPADVILADNPQALFLTNGPGYPFAAPKAVATVKNILGTLPVQGVCMGTEIIAAALGGEVEKLRLGHRGASQPVRFSDGSVAVTYQGHGYAVVGDSLPEGCEVSCINVNDQTVEGFVNNDLGIYCVQFHPEHDAVHDGAEKPIYDIMYRGIPDA